The following are from one region of the Bacteroidota bacterium genome:
- a CDS encoding asparaginase has product MKILFIQTGGTIDKDYPKNLGGYAFEISDPAIKRILHKLNPSFEYEVLPLIKKDSMDLDKADREMLFDVIQRSSDDKIIITHGTDSMIETASDLAKIADKVIVLTGAMRPEKFTDSDADINIGLALGAVQTKAAGVYIAMHGCIFKWNEVTRHPESGQFIKS; this is encoded by the coding sequence ATGAAAATACTATTTATTCAAACAGGAGGCACTATTGATAAAGATTACCCTAAAAACCTTGGTGGTTATGCATTTGAAATAAGTGATCCGGCTATTAAACGAATTCTCCATAAACTGAACCCATCTTTTGAATATGAAGTTCTTCCTTTGATTAAAAAGGATAGTATGGACTTGGATAAGGCCGATAGGGAGATGCTTTTTGATGTAATTCAGCGAAGTTCTGATGACAAAATTATCATTACACATGGAACTGATAGTATGATAGAAACAGCTTCGGATCTGGCTAAAATAGCTGATAAAGTTATTGTACTTACTGGAGCCATGCGACCAGAAAAATTTACCGACTCTGATGCAGATATTAACATCGGATTAGCTTTAGGTGCTGTTCAAACAAAGGCGGCCGGAGTTTATATTGCCATGCATGGCTGCATATTTAAATGGAATGAGGTTACAAGGCATCCCGAAAGTGGACAATTCATAAAATCATAG